From a region of the uncultured Desulfatiglans sp. genome:
- the roo gene encoding Rubredoxin-oxygen oxidoreductase: MAAVEFLPNVYWVGVVDWNLRDFHGYAVAPRGTTYNAYVIKGEKTVLVDTVSAACSRAFFEAVEAVVPLEAIDYLVVNHVEPDHSGCLMEAVERIRPEKIFCSAMGKAFMLSHYHRSDWPFEVVQTGQSLPLGGKTIDFLELKMLHWPDNMGCYVREDGLLISSDAFGQNWATSERFDDEMDFNEMAGLMGSYYANIILPFSEHVLKALGRVEELGWPIRMIAPSHGVILRGHVEEAVGLYRRWARQEVTRKAVIVYDTMWKSTARMAEAIAEGLIQKGVTVRVFHMKACHHSDVMAEVLDAAAVILGSSTHNNGILPLMADMVRYMEGLRPRGRVGAAFGSYGWSGEAPKQLSEALERMRMKVCDVLRVKNVPAEADLAVCKDLGRRLAGEVDALAGA, from the coding sequence ATGGCTGCTGTGGAGTTTTTGCCGAACGTCTATTGGGTGGGCGTGGTCGACTGGAATCTGAGGGACTTTCACGGATACGCCGTTGCGCCGCGCGGGACGACCTACAACGCCTATGTCATCAAGGGCGAAAAGACCGTCCTCGTCGACACGGTGTCGGCCGCTTGCAGCCGGGCCTTTTTCGAGGCGGTCGAGGCGGTCGTCCCGCTGGAGGCGATCGATTATCTGGTCGTCAACCATGTGGAGCCGGACCACTCCGGCTGTCTGATGGAGGCCGTCGAGCGCATCCGGCCCGAGAAGATCTTCTGCAGCGCCATGGGAAAGGCCTTCATGCTTTCCCACTACCACCGCTCCGACTGGCCGTTCGAGGTGGTCCAGACCGGCCAGAGCCTGCCCCTTGGGGGAAAGACGATCGATTTCCTCGAACTCAAGATGCTGCACTGGCCCGACAACATGGGCTGCTACGTCCGCGAGGACGGCCTCCTGATTTCAAGCGACGCCTTCGGGCAGAACTGGGCCACCAGCGAGCGGTTCGACGACGAAATGGATTTCAACGAGATGGCGGGTTTGATGGGGTCCTACTACGCCAACATCATCCTGCCGTTTTCGGAGCATGTCCTGAAGGCCCTCGGGCGGGTCGAGGAGCTCGGGTGGCCCATCCGGATGATCGCGCCTTCTCACGGTGTGATCTTGAGAGGCCACGTGGAGGAGGCCGTCGGGCTGTACCGCAGGTGGGCCCGGCAGGAGGTGACCCGAAAGGCGGTCATCGTCTATGACACGATGTGGAAGAGCACGGCGCGCATGGCCGAGGCGATCGCCGAGGGGCTCATCCAGAAGGGGGTCACGGTGAGAGTGTTCCACATGAAGGCCTGCCACCACAGCGACGTGATGGCCGAGGTGCTCGATGCCGCTGCGGTGATCCTGGGCTCTTCGACCCACAACAACGGGATACTGCCGCTCATGGCGGACATGGTGCGCTACATGGAGGGCCTGCGGCCCCGGGGCCGGGTCGGTGCGGCCTTCGGGTCCTACGGCTGGAGCGGCGAGGCCCCTAAGCAGCTCTCCGAGGCCCTGGAGCGGATGCGGATGAAGGTGTGCGACGTGCTGCGGGTCAAGAACGTTCCGGCGGAGGCCGACCTCGCTGTCTGCAAGGACCTCGGCCGCCGCCTCGCGGGCGAGGTCGACGCACTCGCCGGGGCCTGA
- the tig gene encoding Trigger factor, whose translation MRTQVEDISAVKKRLVVEIDAAEVDKELNEAYKRLGKTTKLPGFRPGKIPRTVLESYFGRQVREDVARDLINHTISEALNEAQTFPIGAPILEKEDLKPGEGFQYSAVMEVRPVIQLPEYEGIEVQKEVLQVTDQDVENQLERIRQGNGKLETIEEDRAIQTGDYVVVDYEVYDGEEPVEGFAATDAVIKVGTHEFDAAVEEALIGARKGEEKGVTVHFGDHHPRVDLAGKDVLFKVRVKELKFLDLPAVDDAFVEGLGADFKTVDDLKAKIREEIRTAEVRRIDQEVKQRLIEKIAEKVEVELPPVLVESELEMRIENLKQSLKRSGADPEQAGLTDDRMRVDLRPVSEKRVKNMLILGDIAREKGLKVEEEDLEEHFASLAASTGQDAAILRRYYEARELLDGLRQQLLEEKTLKYLVEHARILEVERSVLTGNAAK comes from the coding sequence ATGAGAACCCAGGTGGAAGACATCAGTGCGGTCAAGAAGAGACTGGTGGTGGAGATCGATGCGGCGGAGGTGGACAAGGAATTGAACGAGGCCTACAAGCGCCTCGGCAAGACAACCAAGCTCCCGGGATTTCGTCCCGGCAAGATACCGCGCACCGTGCTCGAAAGCTATTTCGGCCGTCAGGTCCGGGAGGATGTGGCGAGAGACCTCATCAACCACACGATATCCGAAGCGCTCAACGAAGCGCAGACCTTCCCGATCGGTGCGCCGATCCTCGAGAAGGAAGACCTGAAGCCCGGCGAGGGTTTCCAGTACAGTGCCGTGATGGAGGTCCGGCCCGTCATTCAGCTGCCGGAATACGAGGGGATCGAGGTCCAGAAAGAGGTCCTTCAGGTGACCGACCAGGACGTCGAGAATCAGCTCGAGCGGATCAGGCAGGGGAACGGGAAGCTGGAGACGATCGAAGAGGACAGGGCGATCCAGACGGGTGACTACGTCGTGGTGGACTACGAGGTCTACGACGGTGAGGAGCCGGTCGAAGGTTTCGCGGCCACCGATGCCGTGATCAAGGTCGGGACGCACGAGTTCGACGCCGCTGTCGAAGAGGCCTTGATCGGGGCGCGGAAAGGCGAGGAGAAAGGGGTCACGGTCCATTTCGGCGACCACCACCCGCGGGTGGATCTGGCCGGCAAGGATGTCCTTTTCAAGGTGCGTGTGAAGGAACTGAAGTTCCTCGATCTTCCGGCCGTCGATGACGCCTTTGTGGAGGGCCTGGGGGCTGATTTCAAGACCGTCGACGACTTGAAGGCGAAAATCAGGGAGGAAATCCGGACGGCCGAGGTGCGGCGGATCGACCAGGAGGTGAAGCAGCGGCTGATCGAGAAGATCGCCGAAAAGGTCGAGGTCGAGCTGCCCCCCGTGCTGGTGGAATCCGAACTGGAGATGCGGATCGAAAACCTCAAACAGAGCCTCAAGCGCTCCGGAGCCGACCCTGAACAGGCCGGTCTGACCGATGATCGCATGAGGGTCGATCTCAGGCCCGTTTCCGAGAAGCGTGTGAAGAATATGCTCATCCTCGGCGACATCGCCAGGGAAAAAGGCCTGAAGGTGGAAGAAGAGGACTTGGAGGAGCACTTCGCCTCGCTCGCGGCGTCGACCGGTCAGGACGCGGCGATCCTGCGGAGATACTACGAAGCCAGGGAGCTTCTGGACGGCCTCAGGCAGCAGCTGCTGGAGGAAAAAACGTTGAAGTACCTGGTTGAGCATGCTAGGATTTTAGAAGTAGAACGAAGTGTTCTAACCGGAAATGCAGCAAAATAA
- a CDS encoding Polyferredoxin, with protein MRLQRLVQSLALAGFLWLLFLNAFPPPDWIEVDLFLRLDPLLSVGTMLAGRAFVPRLAWALVILAAAFFLGRFFCGYLCPMGVTIDLWDRLARGRRRRAADAGAGPVPRRLRRSKYLLWVGVMGAAAAGFSVVYWFSPLSLVTRFYGLALYPLLLDGASAGLGVLRPAGEWFGWEGIRYLELREPVFATGLFVACLVMAVLLLGWFAPRFWCRYLCPAGAMLALCSRRPLLRRRVSDACVHCGKCAQECPMGAIREDFFSTDHQECIVCLKCRDICPAGAISFGPSSARERAEAPEPDMERRHWIGAGLTGFAAGALSMNGLGQLFDVTKAADLRSSRLVRPPGALPERAFQARCVRCGACIEGCPTNTLQAVWFEAGLDGIWTPKVTARLAACEQFCALCGQVCPTGAIRPLPLGEKMYAKIGTARIIPSRCIAWEQEKSCLICDEICPYNAIVSRFIPGHSVTVPFVQEDRCNGCGYCESKCPVDGESAVVVEVLGEVRLTSGSYRQWARERGLVFEAKQGLEETVLAPPGEGVGASEPAGSAGPGLPPGFDFED; from the coding sequence ATGAGACTGCAGCGCCTGGTGCAGTCATTGGCCCTGGCGGGTTTCCTGTGGCTGCTGTTCCTCAATGCTTTTCCCCCGCCGGACTGGATCGAGGTGGATCTTTTTCTTCGCCTCGACCCGCTCCTCTCGGTCGGCACGATGCTGGCCGGCCGGGCTTTTGTTCCGCGGCTCGCCTGGGCGCTCGTGATCCTGGCGGCGGCCTTTTTCCTCGGCCGTTTTTTCTGCGGCTACCTCTGTCCGATGGGTGTCACCATCGATCTCTGGGACCGTCTGGCCCGCGGGAGGCGCCGCCGCGCCGCCGATGCCGGTGCCGGGCCCGTCCCCAGACGGCTGCGCCGATCGAAATATCTCCTCTGGGTCGGCGTCATGGGCGCGGCGGCGGCCGGATTCTCGGTGGTCTATTGGTTTTCGCCGCTCTCGCTCGTGACGCGTTTCTACGGCCTGGCCCTCTACCCCCTGCTGCTCGACGGTGCGTCGGCCGGGCTCGGGGTGCTGCGGCCGGCGGGGGAGTGGTTCGGGTGGGAGGGGATCCGCTATCTCGAGCTGCGCGAACCGGTTTTTGCGACGGGGCTCTTCGTCGCCTGTCTGGTCATGGCGGTGCTGCTCCTGGGCTGGTTCGCGCCGCGCTTCTGGTGCCGGTACCTGTGCCCGGCGGGGGCGATGCTGGCCCTGTGTTCGCGGCGGCCTCTTCTGAGGCGCCGGGTCTCGGATGCGTGCGTCCACTGCGGAAAATGCGCGCAGGAATGCCCGATGGGCGCCATCCGGGAGGATTTTTTCAGTACGGATCACCAGGAGTGCATCGTCTGCTTGAAGTGCCGGGACATCTGTCCCGCCGGCGCGATCTCGTTCGGTCCGTCGTCCGCGAGGGAACGCGCCGAAGCGCCCGAGCCGGACATGGAACGGCGGCACTGGATCGGAGCGGGCCTGACGGGGTTTGCCGCCGGCGCCCTCTCGATGAACGGCCTGGGGCAGCTCTTCGACGTCACGAAGGCAGCGGATCTGCGCTCCTCGCGGCTCGTGCGTCCGCCGGGTGCGCTGCCGGAGCGGGCCTTCCAGGCGCGGTGCGTGCGCTGCGGCGCGTGCATCGAGGGCTGCCCGACCAACACCCTGCAGGCGGTCTGGTTCGAGGCTGGGCTAGACGGGATCTGGACGCCGAAGGTCACGGCGCGCCTTGCGGCCTGCGAGCAGTTCTGCGCCCTGTGCGGACAGGTCTGCCCGACGGGGGCGATCCGGCCTCTGCCGCTGGGGGAAAAGATGTACGCCAAGATCGGGACGGCGCGGATCATCCCCTCCCGGTGCATCGCGTGGGAGCAGGAAAAGAGCTGCCTGATCTGCGACGAGATCTGCCCCTACAATGCCATCGTCTCCCGCTTCATTCCGGGGCATTCCGTGACGGTCCCCTTCGTTCAGGAGGATCGCTGCAACGGCTGCGGCTACTGTGAGAGCAAGTGCCCCGTCGACGGCGAGTCGGCCGTCGTCGTCGAGGTGTTGGGGGAAGTGCGGCTGACGAGCGGTAGCTACCGCCAGTGGGCCCGTGAGCGCGGCCTCGTCTTCGAGGCGAAGCAGGGGCTCGAAGAAACGGTGCTTGCGCCGCCCGGGGAGGGCGTGGGCGCATCGGAACCCGCCGGGTCTGCGGGGCCCGGGCTGCCGCCCGGCTTCGACTTCGAAGACTAG
- a CDS encoding exported hypothetical protein (Evidence 5 : Unknown function) codes for MVFLANLGVNLHVCLCGDLQVASAQTLDFLDIGQKSSFPDWKLSSTAKSFPDRNCYETGSCQVKSSEKLLFNRRRFTGPWREWALRGARRSQGPVKRRSFLSLSCHDSSIGVLFLQEALRFLRR; via the coding sequence ATGGTCTTTTTGGCCAATCTCGGCGTCAATCTGCACGTTTGCCTGTGCGGCGACCTGCAGGTCGCCTCCGCACAAACGCTTGATTTCCTTGATATTGGCCAAAAATCCTCATTTCCGGATTGGAAACTGAGTTCTACCGCGAAATCATTTCCGGATAGAAACTGTTATGAAACGGGCTCTTGTCAAGTGAAAAGTTCTGAAAAGCTCCTGTTTAATCGACGCCGCTTTACGGGGCCTTGGCGAGAATGGGCCCTGCGTGGAGCTCGTCGGAGCCAAGGCCCCGTAAAGCGGCGTTCCTTTTTATCTTTATCTTGTCATGACTCCTCCATCGGAGTTCTGTTTCTGCAAGAGGCCCTGAGGTTTCTTCGACGGTGA
- a CDS encoding SNF2 family N-terminal domain protein: MYREIISGWEPFGKTRMADTAKTESTAAHTAAAGRQDDRMKALFERMEFHRNGLALLPAPSDPKPGAAFLYDGGPRGVQQRFCTCGTQEAVSCPHTKDLAKAGKALKDAFGGQAPDRAFHESPWFKLGVFLGEGSSDTPESARFQVQEGEPAVIRVTGRRDAPLVTYFPEGGEGLRFMDRCGRGRPAAGPLSRGEIIDRLRLLTMTETERLLARRGSKTRGQLLEEGFWFRFAYHFFREYAGRAMRFEPAISKRTGEFTILCRGEAEREFARVFVPRERVKGLLGSLGGILANRHRLAIHPVPLKSIFKVSATTEMDLEIRPMIEVLQAGGERAFFDREDLERYRYGELVYIPELELLAELEPPGEKARKFGTPVRMVLKKSQISSFLEEALGDGGDWAPGRASEVVGLRLHREADWLSIEAGEMDRDWCWLSASYGFGEGSLTIEELLEARRNGQRYVGVARGWVDLRSEKLAALDAFLERLPEGCRAEGRRGLRLSRMDLLRLRSTVAGRPRIGGKHAQSSVVEAFLDLKAARPLPALAGMRCELRPYQGEGLRWLWFLVENGLGGLLCDEMGLGKTHQIMALIEALAETDRLPSPCLVVAPTTVLSHWEKKLRRFAPGLATAVYHGGDRRLDDAGAGPQVVLTSYGILRQDAEQLKAASFSLAVFDEIQYLKNPETQVYQAARDIRAPVRIGLTGTPIENRLSDLKALMDLTVPGYLGGDRFFERHYARPIMQDASEQARQELVQVLRPFVLRRRKSAVLQDLPPKIEDFRSCVLSADQLRLYREVIASRSPEIRLALADAGRPVPYLHIFALLDLLKRICDHPALAVKEPLAYTQQESGKWEAFKELLAEGIDSGQKIVVYSQYLGMIEIMAEFLRSEGIGHVTLTGATRQRGKVIERFNEDPDCRVYVGSLRAGGTGIDLIAASMVIHYDRWWNAAREDQATDRVHRIGQKRGVQVFKLITEGTLEEKIAAVIAKKKGLMEEVVPETDPGVLRQFSREELLDFMDIPFLNFGGGI, from the coding sequence TTGTACCGGGAAATCATTTCCGGATGGGAACCATTTGGGAAAACACGAATGGCCGACACGGCGAAAACGGAGTCTACGGCTGCGCACACCGCGGCGGCAGGGCGGCAGGACGATCGAATGAAGGCGCTGTTCGAGCGAATGGAGTTTCACAGGAACGGGCTGGCCCTCCTTCCGGCGCCTTCCGACCCCAAACCCGGGGCTGCGTTTCTTTACGACGGCGGTCCCCGCGGTGTCCAGCAGCGTTTTTGCACCTGCGGAACCCAGGAAGCCGTCTCGTGCCCGCATACGAAAGACCTCGCGAAGGCGGGGAAGGCCTTGAAAGACGCTTTCGGTGGCCAAGCCCCCGACAGGGCGTTTCATGAGAGCCCCTGGTTCAAACTCGGCGTTTTCCTGGGCGAGGGTTCGTCGGATACCCCTGAATCGGCGCGGTTTCAGGTTCAAGAGGGCGAGCCTGCGGTGATCCGGGTAACCGGGAGGCGCGACGCCCCCCTGGTGACATATTTTCCCGAAGGCGGCGAAGGGCTGCGGTTCATGGATCGATGCGGCCGCGGCCGCCCCGCCGCGGGGCCCCTCTCCCGCGGCGAGATCATCGACCGGCTGCGTCTTTTGACGATGACGGAGACCGAACGTCTGCTGGCCAGAAGAGGCTCGAAGACCCGGGGGCAGCTTCTGGAGGAGGGGTTCTGGTTCCGTTTCGCCTATCACTTCTTCCGGGAGTACGCCGGCCGCGCGATGCGTTTCGAACCGGCGATTTCGAAGCGCACCGGTGAGTTCACCATCCTGTGCAGGGGGGAGGCCGAACGGGAGTTTGCTCGCGTGTTCGTGCCGAGGGAGCGGGTCAAGGGGCTCCTCGGCAGCCTCGGGGGGATCCTTGCCAACCGCCACCGGTTGGCGATCCACCCGGTCCCGCTCAAGTCCATCTTCAAGGTCAGCGCTACGACCGAGATGGACCTCGAGATCAGGCCGATGATCGAAGTCCTGCAGGCGGGCGGTGAAAGGGCTTTCTTCGACCGCGAGGACCTCGAGCGCTACCGCTACGGCGAACTGGTCTACATACCCGAGCTGGAACTCCTGGCGGAGTTGGAGCCTCCCGGAGAAAAGGCGCGGAAGTTCGGGACGCCCGTCAGGATGGTCCTCAAGAAATCGCAGATCTCGAGCTTCCTCGAAGAGGCGCTGGGGGACGGCGGCGACTGGGCGCCGGGGCGAGCATCGGAGGTTGTGGGGTTGAGGCTTCACCGCGAGGCGGACTGGCTGTCGATCGAGGCCGGGGAGATGGACCGCGACTGGTGCTGGCTTTCGGCTTCGTACGGCTTCGGGGAGGGCAGCCTGACGATCGAGGAACTGCTGGAAGCGCGCCGAAACGGACAGCGGTATGTCGGTGTCGCGAGGGGCTGGGTGGATCTCCGCTCGGAAAAGCTGGCCGCGCTGGACGCCTTTCTGGAGCGGCTGCCGGAGGGTTGCCGCGCCGAGGGAAGGCGGGGGCTCCGGCTTTCGAGGATGGATCTCCTGCGTTTGAGATCGACGGTTGCAGGCCGTCCGCGCATCGGGGGAAAGCACGCGCAGTCTTCCGTGGTCGAGGCCTTTCTCGACCTAAAGGCGGCGCGGCCGCTGCCCGCGCTCGCGGGGATGCGGTGCGAGCTGCGGCCTTATCAGGGCGAAGGCCTTCGCTGGCTGTGGTTCCTGGTCGAAAATGGGCTGGGCGGACTCCTCTGCGATGAGATGGGCCTCGGCAAGACCCATCAGATCATGGCGCTGATCGAGGCGCTCGCGGAGACCGACCGCCTTCCCTCGCCCTGCCTGGTCGTTGCGCCCACGACGGTCTTGAGCCACTGGGAAAAGAAGCTCCGCCGGTTCGCTCCCGGGCTTGCAACGGCCGTCTACCACGGGGGCGATCGGCGCCTGGACGATGCCGGAGCCGGGCCGCAGGTTGTGTTGACGAGCTACGGGATCCTCCGGCAGGACGCCGAGCAGCTGAAGGCGGCGTCGTTTTCCCTGGCGGTCTTCGATGAGATCCAGTATCTGAAAAACCCCGAGACGCAGGTCTACCAGGCGGCCCGGGATATCCGCGCCCCGGTTCGGATCGGGTTGACCGGGACGCCGATCGAAAACCGCCTCTCGGACCTCAAGGCCCTGATGGATCTGACCGTGCCCGGGTACCTTGGCGGCGACCGGTTTTTCGAGCGGCATTATGCCCGGCCGATCATGCAGGACGCCTCGGAACAGGCGCGGCAGGAACTCGTGCAGGTGCTCCGGCCTTTTGTCCTGAGACGGCGGAAGAGCGCCGTTCTGCAGGATCTGCCGCCGAAGATCGAGGATTTCCGGAGCTGTGTGCTGAGCGCGGACCAGTTGAGGCTCTACCGGGAGGTCATCGCATCCCGGAGCCCGGAGATCCGTTTGGCTCTGGCCGATGCCGGCCGCCCGGTGCCGTATCTTCACATCTTCGCGCTGCTCGATCTGCTCAAGCGGATCTGCGACCACCCTGCGCTGGCGGTGAAGGAGCCTCTGGCCTATACGCAGCAGGAATCGGGCAAATGGGAGGCCTTCAAGGAACTGCTGGCCGAGGGGATCGACAGCGGGCAGAAGATCGTCGTCTACAGCCAGTATCTGGGGATGATCGAAATCATGGCGGAGTTCCTCCGTTCAGAAGGGATCGGGCACGTGACGCTCACGGGCGCCACCCGGCAACGGGGGAAGGTGATCGAACGGTTCAACGAGGACCCGGATTGCCGGGTCTATGTCGGCAGCCTCAGGGCCGGTGGAACCGGCATCGATCTGATCGCCGCGTCCATGGTGATCCACTACGACCGGTGGTGGAACGCCGCCCGGGAGGACCAGGCCACGGACCGCGTCCACCGGATTGGGCAGAAACGGGGCGTCCAGGTGTTCAAACTGATCACCGAGGGGACCCTGGAGGAGAAGATTGCGGCCGTCATAGCAAAAAAGAAGGGTTTGATGGAGGAGGTGGTCCCGGAGACGGACCCCGGCGTCCTGCGGCAGTTCAGCCGCGAGGAGTTGCTCGATTTCATGGACATCCCCTTCCTGAATTTCGGAGGAGGAATCTGA
- a CDS encoding Nitrilase/cyanide hydratase and apolipoprotein N-acyltransferase produces the protein MKIAAAQIDIRWHDRPANYSAARRMADAAARAGADLFVLPEMFSTGFSMDTNATEEAPDGPTRAFLRTLARETGMHVAGGFVIKDGPGRPRNASLVTAPDGADLALYHKIHQIGILDEDRHYGPGARPAPFALPGFGAACLICYDLRFPELFRTLAGACTLFLVIASWPAARQSHWDVLLPARAVENQAYVVGVNRVGKGGGYAFSGGSAVISPNGETLARAGAEETLLLAEIDAGEVLNLRRSHPFLKDRKPLHIQAGWEETTEEFRKTVQPFR, from the coding sequence ATGAAGATCGCCGCAGCCCAGATCGATATCCGTTGGCACGACCGCCCCGCCAATTACTCGGCCGCCCGCCGCATGGCCGATGCCGCCGCACGGGCCGGGGCGGACCTCTTTGTCCTGCCCGAGATGTTCTCCACCGGCTTTTCGATGGACACGAACGCGACGGAGGAGGCCCCGGACGGCCCCACCCGCGCCTTTCTGCGCACCCTCGCCCGGGAGACCGGCATGCACGTCGCGGGCGGCTTCGTCATCAAGGACGGTCCCGGGCGGCCTCGAAACGCCTCCCTGGTCACGGCCCCCGACGGAGCCGACCTCGCCCTCTATCACAAGATCCATCAGATCGGAATCCTGGACGAAGACCGCCATTACGGGCCGGGCGCCCGGCCGGCGCCCTTCGCCCTGCCCGGGTTCGGGGCCGCCTGCCTCATCTGCTACGACCTGCGCTTCCCGGAGCTCTTCCGGACCCTGGCCGGCGCCTGCACCCTCTTTCTCGTTATCGCCTCATGGCCTGCGGCACGCCAAAGCCACTGGGACGTCCTGCTGCCCGCCCGCGCCGTCGAAAACCAGGCCTATGTCGTCGGGGTCAACCGGGTGGGCAAGGGCGGCGGATACGCCTTCAGCGGCGGATCGGCCGTCATCTCGCCGAACGGGGAGACCCTCGCCCGGGCGGGGGCTGAAGAAACCCTTCTGCTGGCGGAGATCGATGCCGGGGAGGTCCTGAACCTGCGGCGCAGCCATCCGTTTCTGAAGGACCGGAAGCCGCTCCACATCCAGGCCGGCTGGGAAGAGACCACAGAGGAATTCCGGAAGACCGTACAGCCGTTCCGGTAA
- a CDS encoding transposase → MKKVAYVGVDYHMNSLSIAVVVEGEKRIHQMIRLANDDKVIAKYFKKLSAEFEIRACYEASCSGYAFQRKMKNWGYACEVIAPALIPRKAGNRRKNDFRDARDLAQNYAAGLLSVVHPPTEKEEAVRSLIRCRISLKDSAKNAKYQINSLLLSQGIRWGRSKWTFAHRKWLAELQLPDAIMQKVLMEHIEHLYYLETRIAHLDHDIEEMARSEIYAPSVKKLRAFKGIGTLAAMVLIAEITDFRRFGSAGALMAFLGLTPSENSSGDKQISGAITKTGNRRCRTQLVEAVQHYVRSPHISLKMKADLEHVDASTANTAIKCLKRLNKRFWALTARGKTRHVAITAIAREFAGFIWAVMQSEPVAKAA, encoded by the coding sequence ATGAAAAAAGTAGCGTATGTCGGTGTAGATTACCACATGAATTCTCTTTCGATCGCCGTAGTGGTCGAGGGTGAGAAGCGGATTCACCAGATGATCCGCTTGGCGAACGATGACAAGGTAATCGCGAAGTATTTCAAGAAACTGTCTGCCGAGTTTGAAATTCGGGCCTGCTATGAAGCCTCCTGTAGCGGCTATGCGTTTCAGCGAAAAATGAAAAACTGGGGTTATGCGTGTGAAGTGATCGCACCAGCGTTGATTCCTCGTAAGGCAGGGAACCGGCGAAAGAACGACTTCCGGGACGCGCGAGACCTGGCTCAGAATTACGCAGCGGGGCTTCTGAGCGTTGTTCATCCACCAACTGAAAAAGAAGAAGCGGTACGGAGTTTGATCCGCTGCCGGATATCGCTCAAGGACTCCGCCAAAAATGCCAAGTATCAAATCAACTCTCTTCTTCTGAGCCAAGGCATACGTTGGGGACGCAGTAAATGGACTTTTGCTCACCGCAAGTGGCTTGCTGAGTTGCAATTGCCCGATGCAATCATGCAAAAGGTTTTGATGGAGCATATAGAGCATTTGTATTACTTGGAAACGCGAATCGCCCATTTGGATCACGATATTGAGGAGATGGCCAGATCTGAAATCTATGCTCCAAGCGTAAAAAAACTGCGGGCCTTCAAAGGGATCGGAACATTGGCGGCGATGGTGTTGATTGCAGAGATTACGGATTTTCGTAGATTTGGATCCGCAGGTGCGTTGATGGCTTTTCTGGGACTGACTCCATCGGAGAATTCGTCCGGTGACAAACAAATATCCGGTGCCATTACGAAAACTGGTAACCGTCGATGCCGTACTCAATTGGTGGAGGCGGTCCAACACTACGTACGTTCTCCGCATATAAGCCTAAAGATGAAAGCTGATCTAGAGCATGTCGATGCTTCTACTGCCAACACAGCGATAAAATGTTTAAAACGTTTGAATAAACGATTTTGGGCGTTAACAGCGAGAGGTAAAACACGCCACGTAGCTATTACGGCCATAGCGAGAGAGTTTGCGGGATTTATTTGGGCAGTCATGCAGTCCGAACCGGTAGCCAAAGCCGCATAA
- a CDS encoding hypothetical protein (Evidence 5 : Unknown function) — protein sequence MVIYTDIRYFFHGLVLRFGFLGWGVFYTPDQPVSYDLAKQGSAAKRWNRAPEGCEETGTRPAGAGLSTRSV from the coding sequence GTGGTAATCTACACCGACATACGCTACTTTTTTCATGGGCTGGTCCTCCGTTTTGGATTTCTTGGCTGGGGTGTATTTTACACCCCGGACCAGCCCGTTTCATATGATCTAGCTAAACAGGGCTCCGCCGCGAAGCGGTGGAACCGAGCACCCGAAGGGTGTGAAGAAACCGGGACCCGACCAGCAGGGGCGGGACTGAGCACGCGCAGCGTGTAA
- a CDS encoding conserved hypothetical protein (Evidence 4 : Unknown function but conserved in other organisms), with product MFESEITRRTFVKGTLGWAAAGSLGMMIGGWPLRRLHASPYPDVAVAEGPAPKATRAAVKALGGIGRFVKTGDKVVIKPNMSFASSPEEASNTHPEVVKELVGLCLEAGASSVKVLDNTLRPTELCLEKGGFLEACRMMPNTRVEGLKEERFFKEVAVPEGLNLRSTKVMQEVLEADALIAVPVAKSHGATGVTVSMKGMMGLIYERESFHYSMDLNTAIVDLCTVIKPKLVVVDATRILSDGGPYGPGKIIRLNQVIASTDMVAADAMAVQLGTWYGRRIEPRQVKHIRMAHDRGLGNMDIPSQVVKQVSVG from the coding sequence ATGTTCGAAAGCGAGATCACGCGCAGGACGTTTGTGAAGGGGACCTTGGGCTGGGCTGCAGCCGGCTCCCTCGGGATGATGATCGGCGGGTGGCCGTTGAGGCGGCTCCACGCGTCGCCCTATCCGGACGTGGCGGTGGCCGAAGGGCCCGCGCCCAAGGCGACGCGGGCGGCGGTCAAGGCGCTTGGGGGCATCGGGCGCTTCGTCAAAACGGGCGACAAGGTGGTGATCAAGCCCAACATGAGCTTTGCGAGCAGTCCCGAGGAGGCGAGTAACACGCATCCGGAGGTGGTCAAGGAACTGGTCGGCCTGTGCCTCGAGGCGGGCGCTTCGTCCGTCAAGGTCCTGGACAACACCCTGCGGCCGACGGAGCTCTGTCTCGAAAAGGGAGGGTTTTTGGAGGCCTGCCGCATGATGCCGAATACCCGTGTGGAAGGTCTCAAGGAGGAGCGTTTTTTCAAGGAAGTCGCCGTGCCTGAAGGACTGAATCTGCGGAGCACCAAGGTGATGCAGGAGGTCCTGGAGGCGGATGCGCTCATCGCGGTGCCGGTGGCCAAGTCCCACGGGGCGACCGGGGTGACCGTTTCCATGAAGGGGATGATGGGGCTGATCTACGAACGGGAATCCTTTCACTATTCGATGGATTTGAACACGGCCATCGTGGACCTGTGCACGGTCATCAAACCGAAGCTGGTCGTCGTGGACGCGACCCGCATCCTGAGCGACGGGGGGCCCTACGGGCCTGGGAAGATCATTCGGTTGAACCAGGTGATCGCCTCGACGGACATGGTCGCCGCCGACGCCATGGCGGTTCAGCTCGGGACCTGGTACGGCCGCCGGATCGAGCCCCGCCAGGTCAAACACATCCGTATGGCCCATGACAGGGGCCTCGGCAACATGGACATCCCATCCCAGGTGGTCAAACAGGTCAGCGTCGGATGA